The following are encoded in a window of Solirubrobacterales bacterium genomic DNA:
- a CDS encoding spermidine/putrescine ABC transporter substrate-binding protein, with translation MDREDARKIGRNPAWMRGLSQPRLSRRQFMRGTAGAFASLSMAQLIAACGLPGTRDTGYDPDTDWKAWWKEQKSTGQLSFANWPLYIDTEKGKHPSIEQFEKETGIQVKYQPVIQDNGAFYATISPVLQAKQSTGYDLIVISNGWYLTQLMQNRWLIPLDHARMPNFAKYAGPVATELQYDPKLTYCAVWQAGTTAIAYNSKYVDEEVDSIEILFDPKYKGKIGMLSDPDELGVAGLLALGIEPETSTYADWKKAAKLLTKQRDDGLVRQYYDNGYIQALENGDVVVSQAYSGDIFQAQNSGYPNLKYVIPKEGAVIWRDNCVIPLHAENPLDAIEWINFFYRPDVQAMITDWVGYVSPVPAAKPIIANQLDDPTAANSPLIFPSEAEFRRLKEYPLTETLETHEQWVGLLNPIIQS, from the coding sequence ATGGATCGGGAGGACGCTCGCAAGATCGGCAGGAACCCCGCATGGATGAGGGGACTGTCGCAGCCGAGGCTTTCCCGGCGGCAGTTCATGCGGGGGACGGCCGGTGCCTTTGCCTCGCTCTCGATGGCCCAGCTGATCGCCGCCTGCGGCCTGCCCGGAACACGGGATACCGGCTACGACCCGGACACCGACTGGAAGGCCTGGTGGAAGGAGCAGAAGAGCACCGGTCAGTTGAGTTTTGCCAACTGGCCGCTCTACATCGATACCGAGAAGGGCAAGCATCCCTCGATCGAACAGTTCGAGAAGGAGACCGGGATCCAGGTCAAGTACCAGCCGGTGATCCAGGACAACGGTGCCTTCTACGCCACGATCAGCCCGGTGCTGCAGGCGAAGCAGTCGACCGGCTACGACCTGATCGTGATCTCCAACGGCTGGTATCTCACCCAGCTGATGCAGAACCGCTGGCTGATCCCGCTGGACCACGCCCGGATGCCGAACTTTGCGAAGTACGCCGGGCCGGTTGCCACCGAACTCCAGTACGACCCGAAACTGACCTACTGCGCGGTCTGGCAGGCCGGCACCACGGCGATCGCCTACAACTCGAAGTACGTCGACGAGGAGGTCGACAGCATCGAGATCCTGTTCGATCCCAAGTACAAGGGCAAGATCGGCATGCTGAGCGATCCGGACGAGCTCGGGGTGGCCGGGCTGCTGGCCCTCGGGATCGAGCCGGAGACCTCGACCTACGCCGACTGGAAGAAGGCGGCGAAACTGCTGACCAAACAGCGGGATGACGGACTGGTCCGGCAGTACTACGACAACGGCTACATCCAGGCGCTCGAGAACGGTGACGTCGTGGTGAGTCAGGCCTACTCGGGGGACATCTTCCAGGCCCAGAACTCGGGTTACCCGAACCTCAAGTACGTGATCCCGAAGGAGGGGGCGGTGATCTGGCGGGACAACTGTGTGATCCCGCTCCACGCGGAGAACCCGCTCGACGCGATCGAGTGGATCAACTTCTTCTACCGGCCGGACGTCCAGGCGATGATCACCGACTGGGTCGGTTACGTCTCCCCGGTCCCGGCGGCGAAACCGATCATCGCCAACCAGCTCGACGATCCGACCGCCGCCAACAGTCCCCTGATTTTTCCCTCCGAGGCAGAGTTCAGACGGCTCAAGGAGTACCCCCTGACCGAGACTCTCGAAACCCATGAGCAGTGGGTCGGCCTGCTCAACCCGATCATCCAGTCATGA
- a CDS encoding ABC transporter permease, which produces MKARLTPYLLNLPAMGWMIIFFLVPLVSIMSISLMTGDPIKGYDLTWNFGIFSDVFSQYSAQIGRSFLYGAISTALALVAMYPVAYWIAFHGGRRKAFFLFLLLLPFLVSFIIRILVWQFILSDDGMVLSLLKQIGIIGENAHILSTPTAVVIGLTYDALPWMALPIFVALEKIDRDQIEAAGDLYASGFEQFRRVILPLSAPGMYAGILLVGITNVGDFLSAMLLGGPSTTMVGNIIQTQYVQNGNFPIASALSLILMVLLLVCVFVYARIFGVRTLQEYA; this is translated from the coding sequence GTGAAGGCCCGCCTCACGCCCTACCTCCTGAACCTGCCCGCGATGGGCTGGATGATCATCTTCTTCCTGGTTCCGCTGGTCTCGATCATGTCGATCTCGCTGATGACCGGGGACCCGATCAAGGGGTACGACCTGACCTGGAACTTCGGGATCTTCTCCGACGTCTTCAGCCAGTACTCGGCCCAGATCGGTCGCTCATTCCTCTACGGGGCGATCTCGACCGCCCTGGCCCTGGTGGCGATGTACCCGGTCGCCTACTGGATCGCCTTCCACGGTGGCCGACGCAAGGCGTTCTTCCTGTTCCTGCTCCTGCTGCCGTTCCTGGTCAGCTTCATCATCCGGATCCTGGTCTGGCAGTTCATCCTTTCCGATGACGGGATGGTGCTGAGCCTGCTCAAGCAGATCGGGATCATCGGCGAGAACGCCCACATCCTCTCGACCCCGACCGCGGTGGTGATCGGGCTCACCTACGACGCCCTGCCCTGGATGGCGCTGCCGATCTTCGTCGCTCTGGAGAAGATCGACCGGGACCAGATCGAGGCCGCCGGAGATCTCTACGCCTCCGGGTTCGAGCAGTTCCGGCGCGTGATCCTGCCGCTGTCGGCGCCCGGGATGTATGCCGGCATCCTGCTGGTCGGGATCACCAACGTCGGTGACTTCCTCAGCGCGATGCTGCTGGGTGGCCCCAGTACCACCATGGTCGGCAACATCATCCAGACCCAGTACGTGCAGAACGGGAACTTCCCGATCGCCTCGGCCCTGTCTCTGATCCTGATGGTCCTGCTGCTGGTCTGCGTCTTCGTCTACGCCCGGATCTTCGGGGTCCGCACCCTCCAGGAGTACGCCTGA
- a CDS encoding ABC transporter permease — translation MAGKGTSPDSARPVRKRPWTRFILPTYVGLIMFYALVPIIVMFIYTFNQAPNQRLVFGWQGFTTEWYTHVFQIADLTQSLLHSVEVAVVSSIVATILGTPAALALARRKFLGRGLIDLTVLTNLTAPGVVVGASLLGFFIAMQIPRGLTTIIITHIAFNVAIVIIVVQARVAGYDESLEEAAQDLGATPWVAFWKVTLPMIMPGIFAAFMLSFALSIDDYIITSFVAGQTLTFPLWVAGAVKIGIPPQVFVMGTLIFLAGLVIAIMSLVMQNRAQRKLRTHPSAN, via the coding sequence ATGGCCGGCAAGGGAACCAGTCCCGACTCGGCCCGCCCGGTCCGCAAGCGCCCCTGGACCCGCTTCATCCTGCCGACCTACGTCGGCCTGATCATGTTCTACGCGCTGGTTCCGATCATCGTGATGTTCATCTACACCTTCAACCAGGCGCCGAACCAGCGGCTCGTGTTCGGCTGGCAGGGTTTCACCACCGAGTGGTACACCCACGTGTTCCAGATCGCGGATCTGACCCAGTCGCTGCTGCACTCGGTCGAGGTGGCGGTGGTCAGTTCGATCGTTGCGACCATCCTCGGCACCCCGGCCGCGCTGGCCCTGGCCCGCCGCAAGTTCCTCGGACGCGGCCTGATCGACCTGACGGTGTTGACCAACCTGACCGCCCCGGGAGTGGTGGTCGGCGCTTCGCTGCTCGGGTTCTTCATCGCGATGCAGATTCCGCGTGGGCTGACCACGATCATCATCACCCACATCGCCTTCAATGTGGCGATCGTGATCATCGTGGTCCAGGCCCGGGTCGCGGGCTACGACGAGTCGCTGGAGGAGGCAGCGCAGGATCTCGGGGCGACCCCCTGGGTGGCGTTCTGGAAGGTGACCCTGCCGATGATCATGCCGGGAATCTTTGCCGCCTTCATGCTTTCCTTCGCCCTCTCGATCGACGACTACATCATCACCAGCTTCGTTGCCGGCCAGACCCTTACCTTCCCGCTCTGGGTCGCCGGAGCGGTCAAGATCGGCATTCCACCGCAGGTGTTCGTGATGGGCACCCTGATCTTCCTGGCCGGCCTGGTGATCGCGATCATGAGCCTCGTAATGCAGAACCGGGCGCAGCGCAAGCTGAGGACCCATCCCTCCGCCAACTGA
- a CDS encoding cbb3-type cytochrome c oxidase subunit I: protein MSEAATTIHPAAQEFDPPVEGSQRRIGLLYGVTGLAVFLLMVLAGILMRLTQGDALAINDDWFYRLMTLHASGILVGVLMAMMGGLWYVMRSVVPQLDYKLALASWGIIVLGVVFALVSILIGGYAGAWTFLWPLPFETANAWSEWATVTYLLALVLVGVGFVIYCIDMLRAITNHYGGLAQALGYSWLFGRAKTPPPPQTIAAAATVILGIGASTVGMVILIALLDHAIDDSVTLDALWAKNLTYFFGHTLANLIIYLAAGMLYVLVPLYAGRQWKTSKPLVIGWMGTLVFVFTAYFHHLYMDFVQPGAFQAIGVISSSAAALPVAVVTVYTGMMLVWGSKYRWNLTSILFFLGFLGWVIGGAGAVIDSSIPINFKFHNTLWVPAHFHNYMLMGVGLWVLAMVSYLLERGSGSPVSKANAFLSTGALVVGGYGLVYVWYFTGALGVPRRWAEHPGGTEGWSLIGGIFAIIFLVGMLMLILEFLRMGRLAWKRRHEIAAAPAPIAGGSLPAVSEGAADDGFMSMIRTHRGLVITIAAGVAALFVFYPPLTEASENSIKLHHLVHAIQFLAGAMFGAAIGSATNVMRRFPGGAYAGLIIALIAPVIMLLLMIPMVYQDLVSNDLLHGAYHLVMIALGAITGIASAQLGRYAGWTVLLTSVGMALLFAPGVTGG, encoded by the coding sequence ATGAGTGAAGCAGCGACCACGATTCACCCCGCCGCCCAGGAGTTCGACCCGCCGGTTGAAGGCTCGCAGCGCCGTATCGGCCTGCTTTACGGCGTCACCGGGCTGGCCGTATTCCTGTTGATGGTGCTGGCCGGGATCCTGATGCGTCTGACCCAGGGCGATGCCCTCGCGATTAACGACGACTGGTTCTATCGCCTGATGACCCTGCACGCCTCGGGCATCCTGGTCGGAGTGCTGATGGCGATGATGGGCGGCCTCTGGTACGTGATGCGCTCGGTGGTGCCCCAGCTCGACTACAAGCTGGCCCTCGCCTCCTGGGGGATCATCGTGCTCGGGGTGGTTTTCGCTCTGGTTTCGATCCTGATCGGCGGCTACGCGGGCGCCTGGACCTTCCTCTGGCCGCTCCCGTTCGAGACCGCCAACGCGTGGTCGGAATGGGCCACCGTGACCTACCTGCTGGCCCTGGTGCTGGTCGGAGTCGGGTTCGTCATCTACTGCATCGACATGCTGCGGGCGATCACCAACCATTACGGCGGTCTCGCCCAGGCGCTGGGCTACTCCTGGCTGTTCGGCCGGGCCAAGACCCCGCCGCCACCCCAGACGATCGCGGCCGCCGCCACGGTGATCCTCGGAATCGGGGCGAGCACGGTCGGGATGGTGATCCTGATCGCCCTGCTCGATCACGCGATCGACGATTCGGTGACCCTGGACGCGCTCTGGGCCAAGAACCTGACCTACTTCTTCGGCCACACTCTGGCCAACCTGATCATCTACCTCGCGGCCGGGATGCTGTACGTCCTGGTGCCGCTCTATGCCGGACGGCAGTGGAAAACCTCGAAGCCCCTGGTGATCGGCTGGATGGGCACCCTGGTCTTCGTCTTCACGGCCTACTTCCACCATCTGTACATGGACTTCGTCCAGCCCGGTGCCTTCCAGGCGATCGGGGTGATCTCGTCCTCGGCGGCAGCCCTCCCGGTCGCGGTGGTAACCGTGTACACCGGGATGATGCTGGTCTGGGGTTCGAAGTACCGCTGGAACCTGACCTCGATCCTGTTCTTCCTCGGGTTCCTCGGCTGGGTGATCGGCGGGGCCGGCGCGGTGATCGACTCCTCGATCCCGATCAACTTCAAGTTCCACAACACGCTCTGGGTGCCGGCCCACTTCCACAACTACATGCTGATGGGCGTCGGACTCTGGGTGCTGGCGATGGTGTCCTACCTGCTGGAACGGGGCAGCGGCAGTCCGGTCAGCAAGGCCAACGCCTTTCTCTCCACCGGCGCCCTGGTCGTCGGCGGCTACGGCCTGGTCTACGTCTGGTACTTCACCGGAGCGCTCGGGGTCCCTCGACGCTGGGCAGAGCATCCCGGCGGAACCGAGGGCTGGAGCCTGATCGGTGGCATCTTCGCGATCATCTTCCTGGTCGGCATGCTGATGCTGATCCTCGAGTTCCTCCGGATGGGGCGGCTCGCCTGGAAACGCCGGCATGAAATTGCCGCCGCTCCCGCCCCGATCGCCGGCGGGTCCCTGCCGGCAGTGAGCGAAGGTGCGGCCGATGACGGCTTCATGTCGATGATCCGGACCCACCGCGGCCTGGTGATCACGATCGCGGCCGGTGTCGCGGCGCTGTTCGTCTTCTACCCGCCGCTGACCGAAGCCTCGGAGAACAGCATCAAGCTGCACCATCTGGTCCACGCGATCCAGTTCCTCGCCGGAGCCATGTTCGGTGCTGCCATCGGCAGTGCCACCAACGTGATGCGTCGGTTCCCGGGAGGGGCTTACGCCGGGCTGATAATCGCCCTGATCGCACCGGTGATCATGCTGCTCTTGATGATCCCGATGGTCTACCAGGACCTGGTCAGCAACGATCTGCTTCACGGCGCCTATCACCTGGTGATGATCGCGCTGGGAGCCATCACCGGTATCGCCAGCGCCCAGTTGGGCCGGTACGCCGGATGGACAGTACTTTTGACGTCAGTCGGGATGGCGCTCCTGTTCGCCCCCGGCGTAACAGGAGGATGA
- a CDS encoding cytochrome c, with protein MGNRNVPGQGDGIDRARAWLQGIALGALGLAALVIAFVIGTNYSDEPTPGDAVVNEKKTSEELPKPVSEKGRELFVATCGSCHVLSEAETTGAVGPDLDTLAPDAALVESAIANGGSGTGAMPPHLLKGKDAAEVSEYVSAVAGN; from the coding sequence ATGGGTAATCGCAACGTTCCCGGACAGGGAGATGGAATCGACCGGGCCCGTGCCTGGCTTCAGGGGATCGCTCTCGGTGCCCTGGGACTCGCAGCGCTGGTGATCGCCTTTGTGATCGGCACCAACTACTCGGACGAGCCGACCCCGGGCGACGCCGTGGTGAACGAGAAGAAGACCAGCGAGGAACTGCCGAAGCCGGTCTCGGAGAAGGGCCGTGAACTGTTTGTCGCCACCTGCGGCAGCTGCCACGTCCTGAGTGAGGCCGAGACCACCGGTGCCGTTGGCCCGGACCTGGACACGCTCGCCCCCGATGCGGCGCTGGTTGAGTCGGCGATCGCCAACGGCGGATCCGGAACCGGAGCGATGCCCCCGCATCTGCTCAAGGGCAAGGACGCAGCGGAAGTATCCGAGTACGTTTCCGCCGTCGCCGGCAACTGA
- a CDS encoding alpha/beta fold hydrolase: MLVVLALLVGLNAFVLERETGKARLDQPGAKLIVTTSGPLQVLDTGPPPGGGEGGLPLVLIHGSGGAIDWWESLLPQLRPERRVIALDLLGYGGSAKPDSGYSIETQAGLVAQVLDRIGISRTVAVGHSLGGAVATALAQQSPGLVAGVVLLDSAPNQESGGLNLTAKAAMAPIVGPLLWRLAPDAMRRRGLAQAFAPGTEVPSQFVEDLKAMTYPAYRDSGRELARFVRESSLADRLQASGLPLLVIFGEEDQIYPARESLSAYAGIPGVKTVLITGSGHSPQVEAPEKTAAEILTFATGIDEAAAARARAVELRKQRRARAARKAVIRARKARADRKRREQRRKSKSGKKSGGGGSDQGRKGG; encoded by the coding sequence GTGCTTGTCGTGCTCGCGCTCCTGGTCGGCCTCAACGCCTTCGTGCTCGAACGGGAGACCGGCAAGGCCCGGCTGGATCAGCCCGGAGCCAAACTGATCGTGACCACATCGGGGCCGCTCCAGGTTCTCGACACCGGACCGCCTCCGGGCGGGGGCGAGGGCGGACTGCCCCTGGTGCTGATTCACGGGTCCGGCGGGGCGATCGACTGGTGGGAGAGTCTTCTGCCGCAGCTGCGGCCGGAGCGGCGGGTGATCGCTCTCGATCTGCTCGGATACGGTGGCTCGGCCAAGCCGGACTCGGGCTACTCGATCGAAACCCAGGCGGGTCTGGTCGCCCAGGTCCTGGACCGGATCGGGATCTCCCGGACGGTGGCGGTCGGACACTCGCTCGGCGGGGCGGTTGCGACTGCACTGGCACAGCAGTCTCCCGGTCTCGTGGCCGGCGTCGTGCTGCTCGACTCGGCTCCTAACCAGGAATCCGGCGGGCTGAATCTGACCGCGAAGGCAGCGATGGCTCCGATCGTCGGACCGCTTCTGTGGCGCCTGGCACCCGACGCGATGCGCCGCCGGGGGCTGGCCCAGGCCTTCGCCCCGGGTACCGAGGTACCCTCGCAGTTCGTCGAAGACCTGAAGGCGATGACCTACCCGGCCTATCGCGATTCCGGGCGGGAACTCGCCCGGTTTGTCCGCGAGTCCTCCCTCGCGGACCGTCTGCAGGCGTCCGGGCTACCGCTGCTGGTGATCTTCGGCGAGGAGGACCAGATCTACCCGGCCCGCGAGTCTCTGAGCGCGTACGCCGGCATTCCCGGGGTGAAGACCGTCCTGATCACGGGTTCCGGACACTCGCCGCAGGTCGAAGCACCGGAAAAGACCGCGGCCGAGATCCTCACCTTCGCCACCGGAATCGACGAGGCCGCGGCTGCCCGGGCCAGGGCCGTGGAGCTGCGGAAGCAGCGGCGGGCACGAGCGGCCCGGAAGGCGGTGATCCGGGCGAGGAAGGCGCGAGCGGACCGGAAACGGCGCGAGCAGCGACGGAAATCGAAATCCGGGAAAAAGAGTGGCGGCGGGGGGAGCGATCAGGGCCGGAAGGGCGGCTGA
- the murA gene encoding UDP-N-acetylglucosamine 1-carboxyvinyltransferase, with amino-acid sequence MEKFVIKGGVPLSGEITAAGNKNAALPILAACLLTEEELVIANVPRIRDTEAQIALLGSLGVENEWIADNTVRLRAATVNTTRLDEELSSAIRASFLLAGPLLARFGEVHMPPPGGDFIGRRRLDAHLDAFRELGARIGGQRSLDLTAPPGGLQAAEIFMDEPSVMGTENALMAAALTPGETTILNAASEPHVQDLARLLVKMGAGIEGIGSNVMVVSGKDRLHGTEHTVTPDHIEIASFMALAAATGGELRIHEVEPRDLVMIRRQFRRLGFQSVVEERDVIVPPEQNLRVQPDEGGAIPKIEDGPWPAFPADLTSIALALATQAEGEILIFEKMFENRLFFVDKLVAMGARITLCDPHRAIVSGPARLHGERVDSPDIRAGMAMLIAALAAEGTSEIGNIRQIDRGYEEIDTRLRALGAHIERVE; translated from the coding sequence ATGGAGAAGTTCGTAATAAAGGGCGGGGTCCCGCTCTCGGGTGAGATCACCGCGGCCGGAAACAAGAATGCGGCCCTGCCGATCCTCGCCGCCTGCCTGCTGACCGAGGAAGAGCTTGTGATCGCCAACGTGCCCCGGATTCGGGACACCGAGGCGCAGATCGCGCTGCTCGGCAGTCTCGGAGTCGAGAACGAGTGGATTGCGGACAACACGGTCAGGTTGCGTGCCGCGACCGTGAACACCACCAGGCTCGACGAGGAGCTCTCCTCGGCGATCCGGGCCTCCTTTCTGCTGGCCGGACCGCTGCTGGCCCGATTCGGCGAGGTTCACATGCCGCCCCCCGGTGGCGACTTCATCGGGCGCCGGCGCCTCGACGCCCATCTCGACGCCTTCCGGGAACTCGGAGCCCGGATCGGTGGCCAGCGGTCGCTCGATCTGACCGCCCCGCCTGGAGGACTGCAGGCGGCCGAGATCTTCATGGACGAACCGTCCGTGATGGGCACCGAGAACGCCCTGATGGCGGCAGCGCTCACCCCCGGCGAAACGACCATCCTCAACGCCGCCTCCGAACCTCACGTCCAGGATCTGGCCCGGCTGCTGGTCAAGATGGGTGCCGGGATCGAAGGGATCGGGTCAAACGTGATGGTCGTGTCCGGGAAGGACCGCCTTCACGGGACCGAGCACACCGTGACCCCGGACCACATCGAGATCGCCAGTTTCATGGCGCTCGCTGCAGCGACCGGGGGTGAACTCCGGATCCACGAGGTCGAACCACGGGATCTGGTGATGATCCGCCGTCAGTTCCGACGGCTCGGGTTCCAGTCGGTGGTCGAGGAACGTGATGTGATCGTCCCGCCGGAACAGAATCTTCGGGTCCAGCCGGACGAGGGAGGGGCGATCCCGAAGATCGAGGACGGTCCTTGGCCCGCGTTTCCGGCCGACCTCACCTCGATCGCGCTAGCCCTCGCGACCCAGGCGGAGGGCGAGATCCTGATCTTCGAAAAGATGTTCGAGAACCGGCTCTTCTTCGTCGACAAACTGGTCGCGATGGGGGCACGGATCACCCTCTGCGATCCCCACCGGGCGATCGTCTCCGGCCCCGCCCGCCTCCATGGCGAGCGGGTGGACAGCCCCGATATCAGGGCCGGAATGGCGATGTTGATCGCCGCCCTGGCGGCCGAGGGCACATCCGAGATCGGCAACATCCGTCAGATCGACCGGGGCTACGAGGAGATCGACACCCGCCTCCGGGCGCTCGGGGCTCACATCGAGCGGGTTGAGTAG
- a CDS encoding ATP phosphoribosyltransferase regulatory subunit yields MYHPIPPGTRDVLPDEMLELRRIENALLEVFAEHSYHEVGTPTLEYAGLLELGDRRSADAAYRFFDERGELLALRTDMTIPIARLAADRLGELEPPHRLCYVANAYRAVTPKRGRRREFGQAGIELIGGGGAPATAEVVEVLSRALDAVGLSSAVIGLGNAGLWPGLLADVGASQGTRDRSSERLVSHDLVGVETILREAPELEDAHADALLEVIGMRGGAEVLDRGSALGGDRFGAALRRLGATFAALQERGIGHRVQLDLGMLRDLGYYSGTTIEVYDPTVGEIIGGGGRYDDLMSKFGLDLPAAGFTLYLERIHEAQIKQGLSGA; encoded by the coding sequence ATGTATCACCCGATCCCACCCGGCACCCGGGACGTCCTGCCCGACGAAATGCTCGAGCTGCGCCGGATCGAGAACGCCCTGCTGGAGGTTTTCGCCGAGCACTCGTACCACGAGGTGGGCACCCCGACCCTGGAGTACGCCGGGCTGCTGGAACTCGGCGACCGCCGCTCGGCCGATGCCGCCTACCGTTTTTTCGATGAGCGTGGCGAGCTGCTTGCCCTGCGGACCGACATGACCATCCCGATTGCCCGCCTCGCAGCCGATCGCCTGGGTGAACTCGAACCGCCTCACCGTCTCTGTTACGTCGCCAACGCCTACCGGGCGGTCACCCCGAAGCGGGGCCGACGGCGCGAGTTCGGTCAGGCCGGGATCGAGCTGATCGGGGGAGGAGGTGCCCCCGCGACCGCCGAAGTGGTCGAGGTTCTCTCCCGGGCGCTGGACGCGGTCGGCCTGAGCAGCGCCGTCATCGGGCTCGGCAACGCCGGGCTGTGGCCAGGGCTGCTGGCCGATGTCGGAGCCAGCCAGGGAACCCGGGACCGCTCCTCCGAGCGCCTGGTCAGCCATGATCTGGTCGGTGTGGAGACGATCCTGCGGGAGGCCCCGGAACTTGAGGACGCTCACGCCGATGCGCTGCTCGAAGTGATCGGCATGAGGGGCGGAGCGGAGGTCCTCGATCGCGGCTCCGCGCTGGGTGGCGATCGGTTCGGGGCGGCGCTCCGGCGACTCGGCGCGACCTTCGCGGCGCTTCAGGAGCGGGGGATCGGACATCGGGTCCAGCTGGACCTCGGAATGCTCCGGGATCTCGGCTACTACAGCGGCACGACGATCGAGGTCTACGACCCGACCGTGGGAGAGATCATCGGCGGTGGCGGCCGCTACGACGACCTGATGAGCAAGTTCGGCCTCGACCTTCCCGCGGCCGGCTTCACGCTCTACCTCGAACGGATTCATGAAGCGCAGATCAAGCAGGGGCTCTCCGGTGCTTGA
- the hisG gene encoding ATP phosphoribosyltransferase, with product MLDSLDRPGGPLKLAVPRGALLGETLDVLDRIGVETSAVRGDSRSLVFDGGELVLVTMRPYDVPTYVEAGAADVGITGKDVLVEQGDRAMYELVDLGIGRCRMVLATRKGDIGPSEHERRLGMMKIATKYPRIAERYFEGRGRQVELVEVKGSIELAPLVGLADGIVDLVATGRTLVENGLTEREEILACSARLVANPVSVRLRSAEIDELANRLREATTGER from the coding sequence GTGCTTGATTCACTCGACCGACCGGGAGGCCCCCTGAAGCTGGCGGTGCCGCGTGGCGCCCTGCTGGGGGAGACCCTCGACGTTCTCGATCGGATCGGGGTGGAGACCTCGGCCGTGCGGGGTGACTCCCGGTCGCTGGTCTTCGACGGCGGCGAGCTGGTCCTCGTGACGATGCGGCCGTACGACGTTCCGACCTACGTGGAGGCCGGCGCCGCCGACGTCGGGATCACCGGCAAGGACGTTCTGGTCGAGCAGGGTGATCGGGCCATGTACGAGCTCGTCGACCTCGGAATCGGGCGCTGCCGCATGGTGCTCGCAACCAGGAAGGGGGACATCGGTCCCTCTGAACATGAGCGGCGGCTCGGGATGATGAAGATCGCCACCAAGTATCCGCGGATCGCGGAACGCTACTTCGAGGGCCGGGGGCGCCAGGTGGAACTGGTCGAGGTCAAGGGATCGATCGAACTTGCCCCGCTGGTCGGCCTGGCCGACGGAATCGTGGATCTGGTCGCGACCGGGCGGACCCTGGTCGAGAACGGTCTGACCGAACGGGAAGAGATCCTTGCCTGCAGCGCCCGGCTGGTCGCCAATCCGGTGTCGGTCAGGCTGCGTTCTGCCGAGATCGACGAACTCGCCAACCGGCTGCGCGAAGCGACGACCGGAGAGCGATGA